One Citrobacter amalonaticus genomic window carries:
- the dkgB gene encoding 2,5-didehydrogluconate reductase DkgB, whose amino-acid sequence MTIPAFGLGTFRLKDDVVIASVKTALELGYRAVDTAQIYDNEAAVGQAIAESGVPRNELYITTKIWIENLSKDKLIPSLKESLKKLRTDYVDLTLIHWPSPNDAVSVEEFMQALLEAKKQGLTREIGISNFTIPLMEKAIAAVGAENIATNQIELSPYLQNGKVVDWAKAHGIHITSYMTLAYGKALKDEVIARIAAKHNATAAQVILAWAMGEGYSVIPSSTKRENLASNLLALDLTLDAEDKKAIAALDCNDRLVSPEGLAPQWD is encoded by the coding sequence ATGACTATCCCTGCATTCGGTTTAGGTACCTTTCGTCTTAAGGACGATGTTGTTATTGCATCCGTAAAAACGGCTCTGGAGCTCGGTTACCGCGCTGTCGATACTGCACAAATCTATGATAATGAAGCAGCAGTTGGCCAGGCAATTGCCGAGAGTGGCGTTCCGCGCAATGAGTTGTACATTACGACCAAGATCTGGATTGAGAATCTGAGCAAAGACAAGCTGATCCCAAGCCTGAAAGAGAGCCTGAAAAAACTGCGTACTGATTATGTTGATCTGACGCTGATCCACTGGCCATCACCAAATGATGCCGTATCGGTTGAGGAATTCATGCAGGCGCTGCTGGAAGCGAAAAAACAGGGGCTGACGCGTGAAATCGGTATCTCTAACTTCACTATCCCGTTGATGGAAAAAGCCATTGCGGCGGTGGGTGCGGAAAATATCGCGACGAACCAGATTGAACTGTCTCCTTACCTGCAAAACGGCAAAGTGGTTGACTGGGCGAAAGCGCACGGTATCCACATTACGTCTTACATGACGCTGGCATATGGTAAGGCACTGAAAGATGAAGTGATTGCCCGCATTGCGGCGAAACACAATGCCACCGCCGCTCAGGTGATCCTGGCATGGGCGATGGGCGAAGGTTACTCGGTCATTCCTTCTTCCACTAAGCGTGAAAACCTGGCGAGCAACCTGCTGGCGCTGGATCTAACGTTAGATGCCGAAGATAAAAAAGCGATCGCTGCTCTGGATTGCAACGATCGCCTGGTAAGCCCGGAAGGACTTGCACCGCAGTGGGATTAA
- the yafC gene encoding DNA-binding transcriptional regulator YafC, producing the protein MKATSEELAIFVSVVESGSFSRAAEQLGQANSAVSRAVKKLEMKLGVSLLNRTTRQLSLTEEGERYFRRVQSLLQEMAAAETEIMETRNTPRGVLRIDAATPVMLHFLMPLIKPFRERYPEITLSLVSSETFINLIERKVDVAIRAGTLTDSSLRARPLFNSYRKIIASPGYLDRFGKPETVEELKAHLCLGFTEPVSLNTWPIACSDGQLHEITCGISSNSGETLKQLCLSGNGIACLSDYMIDREIARGELVELMADKRLPVEMPFSAVYYSDRAVSTRIRAFIDFLSEHIKTAPGGAVKEG; encoded by the coding sequence ATGAAAGCAACCTCAGAAGAACTCGCCATTTTTGTTTCAGTGGTAGAAAGCGGTAGTTTCAGCCGGGCGGCGGAACAGTTAGGTCAGGCAAACTCAGCGGTAAGCCGGGCAGTTAAAAAACTGGAAATGAAGCTCGGCGTAAGTTTACTCAACCGCACAACCCGGCAGCTCAGTCTGACAGAAGAAGGTGAACGCTATTTTCGCCGCGTCCAGTCTTTGCTGCAGGAGATGGCGGCGGCAGAAACGGAAATCATGGAGACACGCAACACTCCACGCGGGGTGCTGCGTATCGATGCCGCCACGCCGGTAATGTTGCATTTTCTGATGCCGTTGATAAAGCCTTTCCGTGAACGTTATCCGGAAATTACACTCTCTCTTGTTTCCTCCGAAACCTTTATCAATCTGATCGAGAGAAAAGTGGATGTCGCGATCCGTGCAGGTACCCTGACGGATTCCAGTTTACGCGCCCGACCACTCTTTAACAGCTATCGGAAGATTATCGCCTCGCCGGGCTATCTTGATCGATTCGGGAAGCCGGAAACAGTGGAAGAGCTGAAGGCACACCTGTGCCTGGGTTTCACTGAACCCGTATCCCTCAACACCTGGCCCATCGCCTGTAGCGATGGGCAACTTCACGAGATTACCTGTGGCATTTCGTCAAACAGCGGTGAAACGCTTAAACAGCTCTGCCTCAGCGGAAACGGCATTGCCTGCCTGTCGGACTACATGATTGATCGGGAAATCGCGCGAGGTGAACTGGTGGAGCTGATGGCTGATAAACGCCTGCCGGTAGAGATGCCGTTCAGCGCCGTCTATTACAGCGACCGTGCCGTGAGTACGCGTATTCGGGCATTTATCGACTTTCTGAGTGAACATATAAAAACAGCTCCCGGAGGAGCTGTTAAAGAGGGTTAA
- a CDS encoding MFS transporter, producing MPLALFALTISAFAIGTTEFVIVGLVPTIAEQLAISLPSAGMLVSIYALGVAIGAPVLTALTGRLPRKQLLVALMVLFTAGNLLAWQAPGYMTLIAARLLTGLAHGVFFSIGSTIATSLVAKEKAASAIAIMFGGLTVALVTGVPLGTFIGQHFGWRETFLAVSVLGVMALISSQWLIPANIPGRAAATLSDQVSVLTHPRLLIIYAITALGYGGVFTAFTFLAPMMQDLAGFSPAAVSWILLGYGVSVAIGNIWGGKLADKHGAVPALKFIFAALFVLLLVFQFTASMQYAALATVLVMGIFAFGNVPGLQVYVVQKAEQFTPNAVDVASGLNIAAFNIGIAIGSVVGGQTVEHFGLAQTPWIGALIVLGAFLLMGISGRLDKPARVAVLG from the coding sequence ATGCCTCTCGCGTTATTTGCGCTGACAATAAGTGCCTTTGCTATTGGCACAACCGAATTTGTAATTGTAGGTCTGGTGCCGACAATTGCCGAACAGCTAGCCATTTCTCTGCCTTCTGCAGGGATGTTGGTTTCTATCTATGCTCTCGGCGTGGCGATTGGTGCGCCGGTACTGACGGCGTTGACCGGACGTCTGCCGCGTAAGCAGTTGCTGGTTGCGTTGATGGTCCTGTTCACGGCGGGCAACCTGCTGGCGTGGCAGGCTCCTGGCTACATGACGCTGATTGCGGCCCGTTTACTGACCGGTCTGGCTCATGGGGTGTTCTTCTCGATTGGCTCCACCATTGCCACCAGTCTGGTGGCAAAAGAAAAAGCGGCTTCTGCCATTGCCATTATGTTTGGTGGTCTGACGGTTGCTCTGGTGACCGGGGTTCCTCTGGGGACGTTCATCGGTCAGCATTTTGGCTGGCGCGAAACCTTCCTCGCCGTTTCCGTGTTGGGCGTGATGGCGTTGATCAGCAGTCAGTGGCTTATTCCAGCGAACATTCCGGGGCGTGCGGCGGCAACACTGAGTGACCAGGTAAGCGTCTTAACACACCCACGCTTGCTAATTATCTATGCGATCACTGCACTGGGCTATGGTGGCGTCTTTACCGCATTTACCTTTCTGGCTCCGATGATGCAGGATCTGGCCGGTTTCTCGCCTGCCGCAGTGAGTTGGATCTTATTAGGCTATGGCGTATCCGTCGCGATAGGTAACATCTGGGGCGGAAAACTGGCGGATAAACATGGTGCGGTGCCTGCGCTGAAGTTTATTTTCGCTGCACTGTTTGTTCTGTTGCTCGTCTTTCAGTTTACAGCTTCCATGCAGTACGCCGCGCTGGCAACGGTACTGGTGATGGGGATCTTTGCTTTCGGTAACGTACCGGGTCTGCAGGTTTATGTGGTGCAAAAAGCCGAGCAATTTACGCCGAACGCAGTGGATGTGGCATCCGGTCTTAACATTGCGGCTTTTAACATCGGGATTGCGATCGGTTCTGTTGTTGGTGGACAGACGGTGGAGCACTTCGGCCTGGCACAAACACCGTGGATTGGAGCATTAATTGTGTTGGGCGCCTTCCTGTTGATGGGAATTAGTGGTCGACTGGATAAACCCGCACGCGTTGCCGTGCTGGGCTAA
- a CDS encoding endonuclease/exonuclease/phosphatase family protein, translating into MRKNTYAMRYVAGQPAERILPPGSFSSIGQALPAGAPLSSEDRIRILVWNIFKQQRAEWLSVLKNFGKDAHLVLLQEAQTTPELVRFATANYLAADQVPAFVLPQHPSGVMTLSSAHPVYCCPLREREPILRLAKSALVTVYPLPDTRLLMVVNIHAVNFSLGVDVYSKQLLPIGDQIAHHSGPVIMAGDFNAWSRRRMNALYRFAREMSLRQVRFTDDQRRRAFGRPLDFVFYRGLNVSEASVLVTRASDHNPLLVEFSPGKPVQ; encoded by the coding sequence GTGCGAAAAAACACCTATGCCATGCGCTATGTTGCCGGACAACCCGCTGAGCGGATTTTGCCGCCCGGGTCATTTTCGAGCATCGGCCAGGCATTACCCGCCGGGGCGCCGTTAAGCAGTGAAGATCGGATCCGTATCCTGGTGTGGAATATCTTTAAACAGCAGCGAGCGGAATGGCTTTCGGTGCTGAAGAATTTTGGCAAAGATGCGCACCTGGTGTTGTTACAGGAAGCGCAGACGACGCCGGAGCTGGTGAGGTTTGCGACGGCGAATTATCTGGCGGCCGATCAGGTGCCGGCATTTGTTCTGCCGCAGCATCCGTCAGGGGTGATGACGCTCTCATCCGCGCATCCTGTGTACTGTTGCCCGCTTCGTGAGCGTGAGCCTATCCTGCGCCTGGCCAAATCGGCGTTGGTTACCGTCTATCCGTTGCCAGATACGCGACTGTTGATGGTCGTTAATATCCATGCGGTTAACTTTAGTCTGGGGGTCGATGTGTATAGTAAGCAGTTACTTCCAATCGGTGACCAGATTGCGCATCACAGTGGCCCGGTGATTATGGCCGGAGATTTTAATGCCTGGAGCCGACGCCGCATGAATGCGCTGTATCGCTTCGCGCGCGAAATGTCGTTGCGCCAGGTTCGTTTTACTGACGATCAGCGCCGTCGCGCGTTTGGTCGCCCCTTGGATTTTGTCTTTTATCGTGGTCTGAACGTCAGTGAGGCTTCTGTACTGGTCACACGCGCATCCGATCACAATCCGCTACTCGTTGAATTCAGTCCCGGCAAACCTGTGCAGTAA
- a CDS encoding class I SAM-dependent methyltransferase, with amino-acid sequence MTTHSHHDNVEKQFGSQANAYLTSAVHASGRDLQRLAERLSALPQACVLDMGCGAGHASFIAAQNVKQVVAYDLSSQMLDVVAQAAKEKGLANITTKQGYAESLPFEDAVFDVVISRYSAHHWHDVGRALREVNRVLKSGGVLIIMDVMSPGHPVRDVWLQTVEALRDTSHVRNYSSGEWLALMNDANLVVDSLVTDRLPLEFNSWVARMRTPAELVEAIRLYQVSASAEVKAYFALQDEGSFTSDTIMAEAHKAA; translated from the coding sequence ATGACAACACACTCCCACCACGACAACGTCGAAAAGCAGTTTGGCTCCCAGGCGAACGCCTATTTAACCAGTGCCGTGCATGCATCCGGTCGCGACTTGCAGCGGCTGGCTGAGCGCCTGTCTGCACTCCCTCAGGCCTGCGTACTGGATATGGGCTGTGGTGCCGGGCATGCCAGCTTTATCGCCGCGCAGAATGTAAAACAAGTGGTGGCTTACGATTTATCTTCGCAGATGCTTGACGTTGTAGCGCAGGCAGCAAAAGAGAAGGGATTAGCCAACATCACCACAAAGCAGGGCTATGCCGAAAGCCTGCCGTTTGAAGATGCGGTCTTTGACGTGGTTATCAGTCGTTATTCCGCGCATCACTGGCATGACGTTGGCAGAGCGCTGCGTGAAGTTAATCGGGTATTAAAATCGGGCGGTGTGCTGATTATTATGGATGTCATGTCCCCAGGACATCCGGTCCGCGATGTCTGGTTACAGACGGTGGAGGCATTGCGCGACACTTCGCACGTTCGCAACTATTCCAGCGGCGAGTGGCTGGCATTGATGAATGATGCGAACCTGGTCGTCGATTCGTTGGTAACCGACCGTTTACCGTTGGAATTCAATTCATGGGTGGCGAGAATGCGTACACCCGCCGAACTGGTGGAGGCGATTCGTCTGTATCAGGTGAGCGCCTCTGCGGAGGTGAAAGCTTACTTCGCTTTACAGGACGAGGGATCGTTTACCAGCGATACCATCATGGCCGAAGCGCATAAAGCGGCATAA
- the mltD gene encoding murein transglycosylase D, which translates to MKAKAILLASVLLVGCQSSQNAGNVQQHAQSLSAAGQGEAGKFTSQARWMDDGTSLAPDQDLWAFIGDELKMGIPENDRIREQKQKYLRNKSYLHDVTLRAEPYMYWIAGQVKKRNMPMELVLLPIVESAFDPHATSGANAAGIWQIIPSTGRNYGLKQTRSYDARRDVVASTTAALDMMQRLNKMFDGDWLLTVAAYNSGEGRVMKAIKTNKARGKSTDFWSLPLPQETKLYVPKMLALSDILKNSKRYGVRLPTTDESRALARVRLSSPVEMAQVADMAGIPVSKLKTFNAGVKGSTLGASGPQYVMVPKKHAEKLRESLAAGEIAAVQSTLVADNTPLNSRNYTVRSGDTLSGIASRLGVSTKDLQQWNKLRGSTLKVGQSLTVGAGNRAQQLAKNSDSITYRVRKGDSLSSIAKRHGVNIKDVMRWNNDTDNLKPGDQLTLFVKNNNTPDS; encoded by the coding sequence ATGAAGGCAAAAGCGATCCTACTCGCCTCTGTCCTGCTCGTGGGTTGCCAGTCGTCTCAAAACGCCGGCAATGTCCAACAGCACGCACAGAGCCTTTCTGCAGCTGGTCAAGGGGAAGCAGGAAAGTTTACGAGTCAGGCACGATGGATGGACGATGGGACGTCCCTCGCGCCGGATCAAGACTTGTGGGCTTTCATTGGCGACGAGCTAAAGATGGGAATTCCGGAAAACGACCGGATTCGCGAACAAAAACAGAAGTATTTACGCAATAAGAGCTATCTCCACGATGTAACTTTACGGGCAGAGCCGTATATGTACTGGATAGCCGGGCAAGTTAAGAAACGTAACATGCCGATGGAACTGGTACTACTACCCATAGTGGAGAGCGCTTTTGATCCTCACGCGACGTCTGGCGCCAATGCCGCAGGCATCTGGCAGATCATTCCGAGCACGGGGCGCAATTATGGTTTAAAACAGACCCGCAGTTATGACGCGCGTCGCGATGTGGTGGCTTCCACAACCGCAGCGCTCGACATGATGCAGCGTCTGAACAAAATGTTTGACGGCGACTGGCTGCTGACCGTTGCGGCTTATAATAGCGGTGAAGGTCGGGTCATGAAGGCGATTAAAACGAACAAAGCGCGTGGGAAATCCACCGACTTCTGGTCGTTGCCATTGCCTCAGGAAACGAAGCTGTACGTGCCAAAAATGCTGGCCCTGAGTGATATTCTCAAGAACAGCAAACGTTATGGCGTACGTCTGCCAACCACAGACGAAAGTCGTGCACTGGCACGTGTTCGTTTAAGCAGTCCGGTTGAAATGGCGCAGGTTGCCGATATGGCGGGGATTCCCGTCAGCAAGCTGAAGACCTTTAATGCTGGTGTAAAAGGCTCCACGCTGGGCGCAAGCGGCCCGCAATACGTGATGGTACCAAAGAAGCATGCAGAGAAACTGCGTGAATCTCTGGCCGCCGGCGAAATTGCTGCCGTACAGTCCACTCTGGTAGCAGATAACACCCCGCTGAACAGCCGTAATTATACCGTTCGCTCTGGCGATACGCTTTCAGGCATTGCTTCACGTCTCGGCGTGAGCACGAAGGATCTGCAGCAGTGGAATAAACTGCGCGGTTCAACGCTGAAAGTGGGCCAAAGTCTGACGGTGGGTGCAGGTAACAGAGCACAACAACTGGCTAAAAACAGCGACAGCATTACCTATCGCGTACGTAAGGGCGATTCGCTTTCGAGCATTGCTAAACGTCACGGCGTTAACATCAAAGATGTTATGCGCTGGAACAACGATACGGACAATCTGAAGCCCGGCGATCAACTGACGTTGTTTGTGAAAAACAACAACACGCCAGACTCCTGA
- the gloB gene encoding hydroxyacylglutathione hydrolase has product MNLNSIPAFQDNYIWVLSNDEGRCLIVDPGDAAPVLKAIAENQWQPEAILLTHHHQDHVGGVKELVQNFPELVVYGPAETQDKGVTHIVEDGDSALILGHEFSVFATPGHTLGHICYFSHPYLFCGDTLFSGGCGRLFEGTASQMYQSIKRISALPDDTLICCAHEYTLANMKFALSILPHDSFINDYYRKVNELRVKKQMTLPVILKNERQNNIFLRTEDIDLINEINKETILQHPEERFAWLRSKKDSF; this is encoded by the coding sequence ATGAATCTTAACAGTATTCCGGCGTTTCAGGACAATTACATCTGGGTTCTGAGTAATGATGAAGGACGTTGTCTGATCGTGGACCCGGGTGACGCCGCGCCGGTGTTAAAAGCCATTGCCGAAAATCAGTGGCAGCCAGAGGCCATTTTACTCACTCACCATCATCAGGACCATGTGGGAGGCGTGAAAGAACTGGTACAGAACTTTCCTGAATTAGTAGTTTACGGACCGGCAGAGACACAAGATAAGGGGGTCACTCATATAGTCGAAGATGGCGATTCCGCCCTCATTTTGGGGCATGAATTTAGTGTATTTGCTACACCCGGTCACACTTTAGGACATATCTGTTACTTTAGCCATCCTTATCTTTTTTGCGGGGATACGCTGTTCTCCGGTGGCTGTGGACGTCTGTTTGAAGGCACGGCAAGTCAGATGTATCAATCGATTAAAAGAATATCTGCACTTCCAGACGATACGCTTATTTGTTGCGCCCATGAGTATACTTTAGCAAACATGAAGTTTGCGCTGAGCATCCTGCCGCACGATTCGTTCATAAATGATTATTATCGTAAAGTTAATGAGTTACGGGTAAAAAAACAAATGACACTCCCCGTTATTCTGAAAAATGAGCGACAAAATAATATTTTTTTGAGAACAGAAGATATTGATTTAATTAATGAAATCAACAAAGAAACAATATTGCAACACCCTGAAGAGCGATTTGCCTGGTTAAGGTCAAAGAAAGACAGCTTCTGA
- a CDS encoding class I SAM-dependent methyltransferase, which yields MKPARNPQTVVAPNRWSDLPWGEYYREALEKQLNPWFAKMYGFHLLKVGNLSAEINSEACAVSHQVNVSAKGSPVQVQADPLHLPFADKSVDVCLLAHTLPWCADPHRLLREADRVLIDDGWLVLSGFNPVSLMGLRKLVPVLRKSSPYNSRMFTLMRQLDWLSLLNFEVLHYSRFHVLPWKKQGGKMLSAHLPALGCMQMIVARKRTIPLTLNPMKQSKAKARIPQAVGATRQYRKPDV from the coding sequence ATGAAACCGGCAAGGAACCCTCAAACAGTCGTAGCACCCAATCGCTGGAGCGATTTGCCCTGGGGAGAGTACTATCGTGAGGCGCTGGAAAAACAGCTTAACCCGTGGTTTGCAAAAATGTATGGTTTTCACCTGCTTAAGGTGGGCAATTTAAGTGCAGAAATCAACTCGGAAGCCTGTGCGGTTTCGCATCAGGTTAACGTTTCTGCCAAAGGCTCGCCGGTTCAGGTTCAGGCCGATCCGCTTCATCTGCCTTTTGCCGATAAATCGGTCGATGTCTGTCTGCTGGCGCACACGCTACCCTGGTGCGCCGATCCCCACCGCCTGTTGCGTGAAGCCGATCGGGTACTCATTGATGATGGCTGGCTGGTACTGAGCGGATTCAACCCGGTGAGCCTGATGGGACTGCGTAAGCTGGTGCCGGTATTGCGTAAATCGTCGCCTTATAATAGTCGTATGTTTACGCTGATGCGCCAACTGGACTGGCTGTCGCTGCTGAATTTTGAAGTGCTGCACTACAGCCGTTTTCACGTCCTGCCGTGGAAAAAGCAGGGGGGAAAGATGTTAAGTGCGCACCTTCCTGCGCTGGGCTGTATGCAAATGATTGTGGCGCGTAAGCGAACGATTCCGCTTACGCTCAATCCGATGAAACAGAGCAAGGCGAAAGCGCGCATACCGCAGGCCGTCGGCGCGACCCGGCAGTATCGCAAGCCGGACGTTTAG
- the rnhA gene encoding ribonuclease HI has product MVSVSRTICRVIAVLIAVIYVRLVVLRFDSITGSLPEMLKQVEIFTDGSCLGNPGPGGYGAILRYRGREKTFNEGYTLTTNNRMELMAAIVALEALKEQCEVILSTDSQYVRQGITQWIHNWKKRGWKTADKKPVKNVDLWKRLDAALGPHQIKWEWVKGHAGHPENERCDELARAAAMNPTQEDVGYQPEA; this is encoded by the coding sequence GTGGTTTCGGTATCGAGGACGATCTGTCGTGTAATTGCAGTGCTCATAGCGGTCATTTATGTCAGACTTGTCGTTTTACGGTTCGATTCAATTACAGGAAGTCTACCAGAGATGCTTAAACAGGTAGAAATTTTCACCGACGGTTCGTGCCTGGGTAATCCAGGTCCGGGCGGTTACGGGGCAATTTTACGCTATCGCGGGCGCGAAAAAACCTTTAATGAGGGCTATACCCTCACGACCAATAATCGCATGGAGCTGATGGCGGCGATCGTCGCGCTGGAAGCCCTGAAAGAACAGTGTGAAGTCATTTTGAGCACCGACAGTCAGTACGTGCGCCAGGGGATCACCCAATGGATCCATAACTGGAAAAAACGCGGCTGGAAAACCGCCGACAAAAAACCGGTAAAAAATGTCGATCTCTGGAAGCGTCTTGATGCCGCGCTCGGGCCGCATCAGATCAAATGGGAGTGGGTAAAAGGCCATGCCGGTCATCCGGAAAACGAGCGTTGTGATGAGCTTGCCCGTGCCGCCGCCATGAATCCAACTCAGGAAGACGTTGGTTATCAGCCTGAAGCCTAA
- the dnaQ gene encoding DNA polymerase III subunit epsilon, with amino-acid sequence MSTAITRQIVLDTETTGMNQIGAHYEGHKIIEIGAVEVVNRRLTGNNFHVYLKPDRLVDPEAFGVHGIADEFLLDKPTFAEVADEFLDYIRGAELVIHNASFDIGFMDYEFSKLNRDIPKTNTFCKVTDSLALARKMFPGKRNSLDALCSRYEIDNSKRTLHGALLDAQILADVYLMMTGGQTTMAFSMEGETQQQGNTGIQRLVRQASRLRVVFATDEEVAAHESRLDLVEKKGGSCLWRA; translated from the coding sequence ATGAGCACTGCAATTACACGACAGATCGTCCTCGATACCGAAACCACCGGTATGAACCAGATCGGCGCGCACTACGAAGGGCACAAGATCATTGAGATCGGTGCCGTTGAGGTGGTGAACCGCCGTCTGACGGGGAATAACTTCCATGTTTATCTGAAGCCTGATCGGCTGGTGGACCCGGAAGCGTTCGGCGTTCACGGAATTGCGGATGAATTCCTGCTGGACAAGCCGACATTTGCCGAGGTGGCGGATGAATTTCTCGACTATATCCGCGGGGCGGAACTGGTCATTCATAACGCGTCGTTTGATATCGGCTTTATGGACTACGAGTTCAGTAAGCTCAACCGCGATATCCCGAAAACCAACACCTTCTGTAAAGTCACCGATAGCCTGGCGCTGGCAAGGAAGATGTTCCCTGGCAAGCGTAATAGCCTGGATGCGTTGTGCTCGCGTTATGAGATAGACAACAGCAAGCGTACGCTGCACGGCGCATTGCTCGATGCCCAGATTCTGGCTGATGTTTATCTGATGATGACCGGTGGTCAGACGACGATGGCGTTTTCGATGGAAGGTGAAACCCAGCAGCAGGGCAATACGGGGATCCAGCGCCTTGTACGTCAGGCCAGCAGACTACGCGTCGTTTTTGCCACTGATGAGGAAGTGGCGGCCCATGAATCGCGTCTCGACCTGGTGGAAAAGAAAGGGGGAAGTTGCCTCTGGCGGGCGTAG
- a CDS encoding phosphoribosyl-dephospho-CoA transferase MdcG domain-containing protein, translating into MLQRHDLLHISVQAAQRIFSRWRTSRVAWQQAFAAGELPGIARRPVEGEPQGDIALGFSFPERINGQRQRLASTITPDEVVYLLTPFEVAHGTNPTAVDIFCPHGGACLLFCLWGRDYSLSVWAISSCTCLRCSGVNTLLRSK; encoded by the coding sequence ATGCTCCAGCGTCATGATTTACTGCACATTAGCGTTCAGGCGGCGCAGCGTATTTTTTCGCGGTGGCGAACATCCCGGGTAGCCTGGCAGCAGGCGTTTGCGGCAGGAGAGTTGCCTGGCATTGCGCGCCGCCCCGTCGAGGGAGAACCACAGGGCGATATTGCACTGGGTTTTAGTTTTCCTGAACGCATAAACGGTCAGCGCCAGCGCCTTGCCAGTACTATCACGCCGGACGAGGTGGTTTACCTCCTGACGCCATTTGAAGTAGCACACGGAACAAACCCCACAGCGGTAGACATTTTCTGTCCTCACGGTGGGGCTTGTCTACTGTTCTGCTTATGGGGACGAGATTATTCGCTCAGCGTCTGGGCAATATCATCCTGTACCTGTTTACGCTGTTCTGGCGTTAACACTTTGCTCAGGTCAAAATAG